The following are encoded together in the Pseudomonas sp. IB20 genome:
- a CDS encoding ribonucleotide-diphosphate reductase subunit beta, with the protein MLSWDEFDKEEDGEVVAKGANAGHATEANIDRLDGAGAAAAIEARAVTASDSAAIVRAKAALDKLDVAEGLAELEGSAARVAVDEKRMINCRADLNQLVPFKYDWAWQKYLDGCANHWMPQEVNMTADIALWKNPEGLTDDERRIVMRNLGFFSTADSLVANNLVLAVYRLITNPECRQYILRQAFEEAIHTHAYQYCIESLAMDEGEIFNMYHEIPSVAKKAAWGLKYTRSISDPKFETGTVETDKELLRNLVAYYCVLEGIFFYCGFTQILSMGRRNKMTGVAEQFQYILRDESMHLNFGIDVINQIKIENPHLWDAEMKEEATQMILQGTQLEIEYARDTMPRGVLGMNAAMMEDYLKFIANRRLSQIGLKEEYPGTTNPFPWMSEIMDLKKEKNFFETRVIEYQTGGALSWD; encoded by the coding sequence CGCCGGCCACGCCACCGAAGCCAACATCGACCGCCTCGACGGTGCCGGCGCTGCCGCCGCCATCGAAGCCCGCGCCGTCACCGCCAGTGACTCCGCCGCCATCGTGCGCGCCAAGGCCGCCCTGGACAAACTCGACGTCGCCGAAGGCCTCGCTGAGCTCGAAGGCTCCGCCGCCCGCGTCGCCGTTGACGAAAAGCGCATGATCAACTGCCGCGCCGACCTCAACCAACTCGTGCCCTTCAAGTACGACTGGGCCTGGCAGAAGTACCTCGACGGCTGCGCCAACCACTGGATGCCGCAAGAGGTCAACATGACCGCCGACATCGCCCTGTGGAAAAACCCCGAAGGCCTGACCGACGACGAACGCCGCATCGTCATGCGCAACCTCGGCTTCTTCTCCACTGCGGATTCGTTGGTCGCGAACAACCTGGTGCTGGCCGTGTACCGCCTGATCACCAACCCGGAGTGCCGCCAGTACATCCTGCGTCAGGCCTTCGAAGAAGCGATCCACACCCACGCCTACCAGTACTGCATCGAATCGCTGGCCATGGATGAAGGCGAGATCTTCAACATGTACCACGAGATCCCATCGGTGGCTAAAAAAGCCGCCTGGGGCCTGAAGTACACCCGTTCGATCTCCGATCCGAAGTTCGAAACCGGCACCGTTGAGACTGATAAAGAGCTGCTGCGCAACTTGGTCGCCTACTACTGCGTCCTGGAAGGCATCTTCTTCTACTGCGGCTTCACCCAGATCCTGTCCATGGGCCGTCGTAACAAAATGACCGGCGTGGCCGAGCAGTTCCAGTACATCCTGCGCGACGAGTCGATGCACCTGAACTTCGGTATCGATGTGATCAACCAGATCAAAATCGAAAACCCACATTTGTGGGATGCTGAAATGAAAGAAGAAGCGACCCAGATGATCCTGCAAGGGACGCAGCTGGAGATTGAATATGCGCGCGATACCATGCCGCGCGGTGTTCTCGGCATGAATGCGGCAATGATGGAGGACTACCTCAAGTTCATCGCCAACCGTCGTCTGTCGCAGATTGGCTTGAAAGAAGAATACCCGGGCACCACCAACCCGTTCCCGTGGATGAGCGAGATCATGGACTTGAAGAAAGAGAAAAACTTCTTCGAAACCCGCGTGATCGAGTATCAAACTGGCGGCGCGTTGAGCTGGGATTAG
- a CDS encoding BRO-N domain-containing protein produces MPSQYLLDLPTAKKVATAEPFVAVVFTRQNLQLHTLLLENQPWFCARDLGRLMGWYLDERTTRKLDEDQRRTLKLLFHGQPQEMLMISESGAYALLVYHYTPGNRLLRSWLTHEVVPTLRDERQPRTMERPLLSMLDWPEMSLNLLHWQDEGWIRLRDMPYLLVNRSYRGESTKTLWWRKLIQPFRMKQRFH; encoded by the coding sequence ATGCCTAGCCAATATCTGCTCGACTTGCCGACAGCCAAGAAGGTTGCCACGGCTGAGCCCTTTGTTGCCGTCGTTTTCACCCGCCAAAACCTTCAACTTCACACCCTCCTTTTAGAAAACCAACCCTGGTTCTGCGCGCGCGACCTTGGGCGTTTGATGGGCTGGTATCTAGATGAGCGAACGACGCGCAAGCTCGATGAAGACCAGCGAAGAACTCTAAAACTACTGTTTCACGGTCAGCCGCAAGAAATGCTGATGATCAGTGAATCCGGGGCTTACGCATTGCTGGTTTATCACTACACACCGGGGAATCGCCTACTGCGTAGCTGGCTGACTCATGAAGTAGTTCCGACGTTGCGGGACGAGCGTCAGCCTCGGACGATGGAGCGACCGTTGTTGAGCATGTTGGATTGGCCTGAGATGTCGTTGAACCTGCTGCATTGGCAGGATGAAGGTTGGATACGACTTCGGGATATGCCGTATTTGTTAGTGAATCGGTCCTATCGGGGAGAATCAACAAAGACTCTGTGGTGGCGCAAGCTCATTCAACCTTTCCGAATGAAGCAGCGATTTCACTAA
- a CDS encoding HNH endonuclease, with protein MDTQKSNTGWSDQELEASVDGYLKMLKLESLGQSLNKKAEHELLREGALSDRSLASVDYRMRNISAVFETLNQTPIAGYTAANNVGSGIVSRIRRMLEQRGIVESENNAPTFDEELLERRAAKLQSKPIKTKPEGIATPQQVSTTSTSYVRDPEVRAWVRQQAAGICEGCGLQAPFTLDNGQPFLEVHHVKHLAQKGSDRTTNAVALCPNCHQRCHRSSDRDEFTAGLYSKISRLIQE; from the coding sequence ATGGATACGCAAAAAAGTAATACCGGATGGAGCGATCAGGAGCTTGAAGCGTCCGTCGATGGCTACCTGAAAATGTTGAAGCTGGAAAGTCTCGGCCAGTCGCTTAACAAGAAAGCTGAACACGAGCTTCTGCGCGAGGGCGCTCTAAGCGATCGGTCCTTGGCGTCGGTCGACTACCGCATGCGCAATATTTCTGCTGTATTTGAAACACTGAATCAGACGCCAATTGCAGGCTACACAGCTGCAAATAATGTCGGCTCGGGAATCGTCTCTCGTATTCGTCGAATGCTTGAACAGCGCGGCATCGTTGAATCTGAAAACAACGCCCCCACGTTTGATGAAGAGCTATTGGAGCGGCGCGCGGCAAAGCTTCAAAGCAAACCCATCAAGACTAAGCCCGAAGGCATCGCCACGCCGCAACAGGTCAGCACAACCAGCACATCTTACGTCCGCGATCCGGAAGTACGCGCTTGGGTGCGTCAGCAGGCGGCGGGTATTTGTGAGGGTTGCGGCCTACAGGCTCCGTTTACTCTAGATAACGGCCAGCCATTTCTTGAAGTACATCACGTCAAGCACCTCGCCCAGAAGGGTTCGGATCGCACCACCAATGCTGTAGCCTTGTGCCCCAATTGCCATCAGCGTTGTCACCGGTCGAGCGACCGGGATGAATTCACCGCTGGGCTGTACTCGAAAATCAGTCGATTGATACAGGAGTAA
- a CDS encoding HAD-IB family hydrolase, producing the protein MLEAGPVDAKVLSVFDFDGTLTHHDSFVPFLKFAFGPGEFYGRMVKLAVPGLRFLLRQISRDELKAQLIRTFMTGVEKAWVQQQAEAYCQRYWSKLMRPTGLQSVADEVKSGAVVTLCSASPALVLQPFANRLGIKLIGTELEVVDGVLTGKLTGNNCRCENKVLRLEAVYGDLGEYRLRAWGDTRGDRELLAAAQDAHFRHFHAKKKRARLQR; encoded by the coding sequence ATGCTCGAAGCCGGCCCAGTAGACGCCAAAGTACTCTCCGTCTTTGACTTCGACGGCACCCTGACCCATCACGATAGTTTCGTGCCGTTCCTCAAGTTTGCCTTTGGCCCCGGCGAGTTTTATGGCCGGATGGTCAAGCTGGCGGTGCCTGGGCTGCGCTTTTTGCTGCGGCAGATCAGCCGGGATGAGTTGAAGGCGCAGTTGATCCGCACCTTTATGACTGGGGTGGAGAAGGCGTGGGTGCAGCAGCAGGCTGAGGCGTATTGCCAGCGCTATTGGAGCAAGTTGATGCGCCCCACCGGGTTGCAGTCGGTGGCGGATGAGGTGAAGTCCGGGGCGGTGGTGACCTTGTGTTCGGCATCGCCGGCATTGGTGTTGCAGCCGTTTGCGAATCGGTTGGGGATCAAGTTGATTGGCACTGAGCTTGAGGTGGTCGACGGGGTGTTGACAGGCAAGCTCACGGGGAATAATTGCCGCTGTGAGAATAAGGTGCTGCGGCTTGAGGCGGTGTATGGGGATTTGGGCGAGTATCGGCTGCGCGCTTGGGGCGATACGCGTGGGGATCGGGAGTTGTTGGCGGCGGCGCAGGATGCGCATTTTCGGCATTTTCATGCGAAAAAGAAGCGGGCTCGGTTGCAGCGGTGA
- a CDS encoding helix-turn-helix domain-containing protein, translated as MSSLAMSSFVEQQIVLHQFTTKHSVQARAMLGWSREELARQAGLTVEAVQRFESQGDVDDDTRLALAFRLEAEGLVFFPGFAPGWGMSVRGASLKPSAPLAYEAAE; from the coding sequence ATGTCCTCTCTGGCAATGAGCTCTTTCGTAGAACAGCAGATCGTCCTGCATCAATTCACCACCAAACACAGCGTGCAGGCCCGCGCGATGCTCGGTTGGAGCCGCGAAGAACTGGCCCGACAAGCCGGGTTGACGGTGGAAGCGGTACAACGCTTTGAAAGTCAGGGTGATGTGGATGATGACACTCGCCTGGCATTGGCCTTTCGGCTGGAGGCTGAAGGGCTGGTGTTTTTTCCGGGGTTTGCGCCGGGGTGGGGGATGAGTGTGCGCGGAGCGTCACTCAAACCATCAGCGCCTTTGGCTTATGAGGCGGCAGAGTAA
- a CDS encoding MBL fold metallo-hydrolase encodes MATISSRLDPAPTALKPAEQAQGHFSNDAPVQHGGFGKTLRIFWNMLFNKPRSTRPVGKIPVQPLTREQLLAAPDHSVFRLGHSAVLLKMRGKFWVTDPVFAERASPFSWAGPKRFHQPPISLEDLPPLEAVILSHNHYDHLDHKAVVQLADKTRYFLAPLGVGDILVKWGVDASKVRQLDWWEGTEVDGIRFVATPAQHFSGRGLFDSNQTLWCSWVMIDGARRIFFSGDTGYFDGFKRIGEHYGPFDLTLMETGAYNVDWPHVHMQPEQTLQAHIDLKGRWLLPIHNGTFDLAFHAWHEPFDRIMALAWERNVSITTPAMGQAFSLNQPERGHVWWLDVETQGVKEHAAG; translated from the coding sequence ATGGCCACGATTTCAAGCCGACTCGACCCAGCGCCAACGGCACTCAAGCCTGCCGAACAGGCGCAAGGGCACTTCAGCAACGACGCCCCGGTGCAACACGGTGGCTTTGGCAAAACGTTGCGGATTTTCTGGAACATGCTTTTCAACAAGCCACGCAGCACGCGGCCGGTAGGCAAGATTCCGGTGCAACCACTGACGCGCGAGCAACTGCTGGCCGCCCCTGACCACAGCGTGTTTCGCCTGGGGCATTCCGCTGTGCTGCTGAAAATGCGCGGTAAATTCTGGGTCACCGACCCGGTGTTTGCCGAGCGCGCCTCGCCTTTCAGTTGGGCCGGGCCCAAGCGCTTTCATCAGCCGCCTATCAGCCTTGAAGACTTGCCGCCGCTGGAGGCGGTGATTCTTTCCCACAACCATTACGACCATCTCGACCACAAGGCTGTCGTCCAACTGGCCGACAAAACCCGATACTTTCTGGCCCCGCTGGGCGTGGGCGACATCCTGGTGAAGTGGGGTGTGGACGCCAGCAAAGTGCGGCAACTGGATTGGTGGGAAGGCACCGAGGTGGACGGCATTCGCTTTGTCGCCACGCCGGCCCAGCATTTTTCCGGGCGTGGCCTGTTTGATAGCAACCAGACCCTGTGGTGTTCCTGGGTGATGATCGACGGCGCGCGGCGGATCTTTTTCAGTGGCGACACGGGCTATTTCGACGGCTTCAAACGTATCGGTGAACACTACGGCCCGTTCGATCTGACGCTGATGGAAACAGGTGCTTACAACGTCGACTGGCCTCATGTGCATATGCAGCCGGAACAAACCCTGCAAGCGCATATCGACCTGAAAGGGCGTTGGCTGCTGCCGATTCACAACGGCACCTTCGACCTGGCGTTCCACGCCTGGCACGAACCCTTCGACCGCATCATGGCCCTGGCCTGGGAGCGCAACGTGTCGATTACCACCCCGGCGATGGGGCAGGCGTTCAGTTTGAACCAGCCTGAACGCGGGCATGTGTGGTGGCTGGACGTGGAAACTCAGGGTGTAAAAGAGCACGCTGCGGGGTAA
- a CDS encoding TetR/AcrR family transcriptional regulator: MTAPLRLTDRKREAIVAAAIAEFRVNGFEVTSMDKIAATAGVSKRTVYNHFPSKEELFAEILHQLWASSVAQLDVSYTSDRPLREQLRGLLQAKMKMMADANFLDLARVAIAATIHSPERAQDMVNRLSKREEGFTQWVRAAQDDGRLRCTDAAFAAHQIQSLLKAFAFWPQITLGQPVLDDASQASVIESAIDLFLAGYEVSAPCPQ; encoded by the coding sequence ATGACTGCTCCCCTGCGCCTCACCGACCGTAAACGCGAAGCCATCGTGGCTGCGGCCATCGCCGAGTTTCGGGTTAACGGGTTCGAGGTCACCAGCATGGACAAAATTGCGGCCACCGCCGGCGTTTCCAAACGCACGGTGTACAACCACTTCCCCAGCAAGGAAGAGTTGTTTGCCGAAATCCTCCACCAATTGTGGGCCAGCAGCGTTGCACAACTGGACGTGAGCTACACCAGTGACCGCCCCCTGCGCGAGCAATTGCGCGGCTTGCTGCAAGCGAAGATGAAGATGATGGCAGACGCCAACTTCCTCGACCTGGCCCGCGTCGCGATTGCCGCCACCATCCATTCGCCGGAACGCGCGCAAGATATGGTCAACCGCCTGAGCAAGCGCGAAGAAGGTTTCACCCAATGGGTACGCGCCGCCCAGGACGATGGGCGGCTGCGCTGCACCGACGCGGCCTTCGCAGCCCACCAGATACAAAGCCTGCTCAAGGCCTTCGCCTTCTGGCCCCAGATCACCCTGGGCCAGCCGGTCCTTGACGACGCCAGTCAGGCCAGCGTTATCGAATCGGCTATCGACCTGTTCCTGGCCGGCTACGAAGTCAGCGCGCCCTGCCCGCAGTAA
- a CDS encoding diguanylate cyclase, which yields MENRRGKGLSFARRIYKPRIIGLGIGCISVAGALYPLAMPGWVWAFLLFNGYIWAHVAYQLSTRSQFPFQAEQRNLLYDSLFGGFWAAAIQLTPLTTVTILSMMTMNNVAAGGKRLFLRGLLAQAAGIGLAWGLFGIKFNPNVSLTQVYTCLPMLTLYPMAIGMVCYQLAIKLSEHKRALSALSRTDSLTGLLNHGSWKDLLHLKFHKCQLQQSHATIALIDIDHFKQINDAHGHIVGDAVLRQLSLELRKVLRENDLAGRYGGDEFCVILPQMPLQAAAKVMEHMRETFSNYRNPQIPELRVSLSIGLADFQPTFSDAAMWLNAADRALYAAKDTGRNRVNVSDYVMAHSA from the coding sequence ATGGAAAACAGACGAGGCAAAGGGCTTTCATTTGCCAGGCGTATCTACAAGCCAAGGATCATCGGCCTGGGCATCGGTTGTATCAGTGTCGCTGGCGCGCTTTACCCTCTGGCAATGCCCGGCTGGGTCTGGGCGTTTCTGCTATTTAACGGTTATATCTGGGCCCACGTGGCCTACCAGCTTTCAACGCGTTCGCAGTTTCCCTTCCAGGCCGAACAACGCAACCTGCTCTACGACTCACTGTTCGGCGGTTTCTGGGCCGCGGCTATCCAGCTCACGCCGCTGACGACGGTGACCATCCTGTCAATGATGACCATGAATAACGTCGCTGCGGGCGGCAAGCGTTTGTTCCTGCGCGGGCTGCTGGCACAGGCCGCCGGCATCGGGTTGGCGTGGGGGCTGTTCGGGATCAAGTTCAACCCCAACGTCAGCCTCACCCAGGTCTACACCTGCCTGCCGATGTTGACGCTCTATCCGATGGCCATCGGTATGGTCTGCTATCAGTTGGCAATCAAACTGTCCGAACACAAACGCGCCCTGAGCGCCCTGAGCCGCACGGACAGCTTGACCGGGTTGCTCAACCACGGCTCCTGGAAAGACCTGCTGCACTTGAAATTCCACAAATGCCAACTGCAACAAAGCCACGCCACCATTGCCCTGATTGATATCGACCACTTCAAGCAGATCAATGACGCCCACGGCCATATCGTGGGGGATGCCGTACTGAGGCAACTGAGCCTGGAACTGCGCAAAGTCCTGCGAGAAAACGACTTGGCCGGTCGTTACGGTGGCGATGAATTCTGTGTGATTCTTCCGCAAATGCCTTTGCAAGCAGCCGCGAAGGTCATGGAGCACATGCGCGAAACATTCAGTAACTACCGCAACCCGCAGATACCCGAGCTGCGCGTGAGCCTGAGCATTGGCCTGGCGGACTTCCAGCCCACCTTCAGCGATGCCGCGATGTGGCTCAACGCCGCGGATCGCGCGCTGTACGCGGCCAAGGACACCGGTCGCAACCGAGTGAATGTCAGCGACTATGTAATGGCCCATTCCGCCTAA
- a CDS encoding methyl-accepting chemotaxis protein: protein MLFNAHKKTISTLQHTNAQHASLLEAIERSMAVIEFDLQGTVLRANDNFLKTMSYRAEQIVGQPHRMFCTPAFSRSAEYNQLWTQLRNGQFQSGTFERVAGDGQSVWLEASYNPVRDDTGQVIKVVKYAMDVTPRLQAESEANAKLGAIDRAMAVIEFNLDGTIITANDNFLQRMGYSLTQIQGKHHRLFCKPELANSATYDDFWKRLNQGELFSGQFERIDKNGQTVWLEANYNPVYDASGRLCKVVKFASDITAKVQQHTADAASAAQAYHISLNTRDIAEKGANVIQQTASGMREIAADIDGSSQLIAKLGERSQQITAIVNTIRGIADQTNLLALNAAIEAARAGEQGRGFAVVADEVRQLAARTSGSTAEISSMIAMIQEETRQAIDSMEGTRDRAAQGVELANQAGTVILQIREGTGEAVQAVSAFANERGTN from the coding sequence ATGCTATTCAACGCCCATAAAAAAACCATCAGTACCCTGCAACACACCAACGCCCAACACGCCAGCCTGCTGGAGGCCATCGAGCGCTCCATGGCAGTGATCGAATTCGACCTGCAAGGCACGGTGTTGCGCGCCAATGACAACTTCCTCAAAACCATGAGCTACCGCGCCGAACAGATCGTGGGCCAGCCTCACCGGATGTTCTGCACGCCCGCCTTCAGCCGCAGCGCCGAGTACAACCAGTTGTGGACGCAATTGCGCAATGGCCAATTCCAGTCAGGCACCTTTGAACGGGTGGCCGGCGATGGCCAGTCGGTGTGGCTGGAAGCCAGCTATAACCCGGTGCGCGATGACACAGGCCAGGTCATCAAGGTGGTGAAGTACGCCATGGACGTCACCCCACGCCTGCAGGCCGAAAGCGAAGCCAATGCCAAGCTGGGCGCCATCGACCGCGCCATGGCGGTGATCGAGTTCAATCTCGACGGCACCATCATCACCGCCAACGACAATTTCCTGCAGCGCATGGGCTACAGCCTGACGCAGATCCAGGGCAAGCATCACCGCCTGTTCTGCAAGCCGGAGCTGGCCAACAGCGCGACATACGACGATTTCTGGAAACGCTTGAACCAGGGCGAACTGTTCAGCGGCCAGTTCGAACGCATCGACAAAAACGGCCAGACGGTCTGGCTCGAAGCCAACTACAACCCGGTGTACGACGCCAGTGGGCGCCTGTGCAAAGTGGTGAAGTTCGCCTCCGACATTACCGCCAAGGTGCAGCAACACACCGCCGATGCCGCCAGCGCCGCCCAGGCTTATCACATCTCCTTGAACACCCGGGACATCGCCGAAAAAGGCGCCAATGTGATCCAGCAAACCGCCAGCGGCATGCGCGAAATTGCCGCTGACATTGACGGCTCTTCACAACTGATCGCCAAGCTGGGCGAGCGTTCGCAGCAGATCACCGCCATCGTCAACACCATCCGCGGCATCGCCGACCAGACCAACCTGCTGGCCCTCAACGCCGCCATCGAAGCGGCGCGCGCTGGCGAGCAAGGTCGCGGCTTTGCCGTAGTCGCTGATGAAGTGCGCCAACTGGCGGCACGCACCAGCGGCTCGACGGCGGAAATCTCCAGCATGATCGCGATGATCCAAGAGGAAACCCGTCAGGCCATCGACAGCATGGAAGGCACTCGCGACCGTGCCGCACAGGGTGTGGAGCTGGCCAACCAGGCCGGGACGGTGATCCTGCAGATTCGCGAAGGCACTGGCGAGGCCGTACAGGCGGTGAGCGCGTTTGCCAATGAGCGGGGCACCAACTGA
- a CDS encoding DUF1003 domain-containing protein has translation MTPDKPDAAPVDHLRFHRSHAHLMSTFGNDTFALKAEAFARFFGTPTFLGAQTVIVLVWIVLNITGITHFDVYPFILLNLAFSLQAAYAAPLILLAQTRQAARDKAQSDADAQHREDIAIANTERQAQAAQTTKQLLELLEQNTRLTEMTKQLTERIESLTCEMHDQFVRKTMATAHAAPAHQTT, from the coding sequence ATGACCCCAGACAAGCCAGACGCCGCCCCCGTCGATCACCTGCGTTTCCACCGAAGCCACGCGCACCTGATGTCGACCTTCGGCAACGACACTTTTGCCCTCAAGGCTGAGGCGTTCGCACGGTTCTTCGGGACGCCGACCTTCCTCGGCGCGCAAACTGTGATCGTGTTGGTATGGATAGTGCTGAATATCACCGGCATCACCCACTTCGACGTGTACCCGTTCATCCTGCTCAACCTCGCCTTCAGCCTGCAAGCAGCCTATGCCGCGCCGCTGATCCTGCTGGCCCAGACACGCCAGGCCGCCCGCGACAAAGCCCAGTCCGACGCCGATGCCCAGCACCGCGAAGACATCGCCATTGCAAACACCGAGCGCCAGGCCCAAGCGGCGCAGACCACCAAACAGCTGCTGGAACTGCTGGAGCAAAACACCCGCCTGACGGAAATGACCAAGCAACTGACCGAACGCATCGAAAGCCTGACCTGCGAAATGCATGATCAGTTTGTGCGCAAAACCATGGCAACCGCACATGCCGCCCCAGCTCATCAAACAACGTGA
- a CDS encoding CTP synthase C-terminal region-related (seleno)protein, translated as MKASTLHLALIGDYNPDVIAHQAIPVALQQAAEALGLNVHVQWLDTDSLTPNTQLHRFDGFWCVPASPYRDTDGALRAIRFAREHKRPFLGTCGGFQHAVLEYARNVLGWADAEHGELAPQAKRAVITPLNCALVEATDTVRLVPYTRIAEAYASLDIHEGYRCRYGINPEFANALLEGDLIASGHDSAGDLRAMELLDHPFFVATLFQPERAALKGTTPPLATALLQACQALAR; from the coding sequence ATGAAAGCCAGCACCCTGCACCTCGCCCTGATCGGCGACTACAACCCTGACGTGATTGCGCACCAAGCCATTCCCGTGGCGCTGCAACAGGCGGCCGAAGCCCTGGGCCTGAACGTCCACGTGCAATGGCTCGACACAGATTCGCTCACACCCAACACCCAACTGCACCGCTTCGATGGCTTCTGGTGCGTGCCCGCCAGCCCCTACCGCGACACCGACGGCGCACTGCGGGCGATCCGTTTTGCCCGCGAGCACAAGCGCCCTTTCCTCGGCACCTGCGGTGGTTTTCAACACGCGGTGCTGGAATATGCTCGCAACGTGCTGGGCTGGGCGGATGCCGAACACGGCGAACTGGCCCCGCAGGCCAAACGCGCGGTGATCACGCCACTCAACTGCGCATTGGTGGAGGCGACCGATACCGTGCGCCTGGTGCCGTACACCCGCATCGCCGAGGCCTACGCCAGCCTGGATATCCATGAAGGTTACCGCTGCCGCTACGGCATCAACCCCGAATTCGCCAACGCACTGCTTGAAGGCGACTTGATTGCCAGCGGCCACGATTCGGCGGGTGATCTGCGCGCCATGGAGCTGCTGGACCACCCGTTTTTCGTCGCCACCCTGTTCCAGCCTGAACGCGCCGCGCTCAAAGGCACTACCCCGCCGTTGGCGACTGCCCTGCTCCAGGCCTGCCAGGCGCTGGCACGATGA
- a CDS encoding antibiotic biosynthesis monooxygenase family protein, translating into MIANTPAPPYYAVIFSSLRTEGDQGYGQAAARMLELAREQPGFLGVESAREDGLGITVSYWQSEAAILAWKQQAEHREVREQGRASWYSAFHTRVCKVERAYAFQN; encoded by the coding sequence ATGATCGCCAACACACCCGCCCCGCCCTACTACGCGGTTATTTTCAGCTCACTGCGCACCGAGGGCGATCAAGGCTACGGCCAGGCCGCCGCGCGCATGCTGGAGCTTGCGCGCGAACAACCGGGGTTTCTTGGGGTGGAATCGGCCCGCGAAGACGGCTTGGGGATCACCGTGTCCTATTGGCAGAGCGAGGCCGCGATACTGGCCTGGAAACAGCAGGCCGAGCATCGCGAGGTGCGCGAGCAAGGTCGCGCCAGCTGGTACTCGGCGTTCCACACGCGCGTGTGCAAGGTGGAGCGGGCGTACGCCTTCCAAAACTGA
- a CDS encoding DUF2025 family protein: MRITSELICQAADQLHGFVGLNRKTGQYIVRFSEDSFGMDVADDGIIPTAEFVWLPAADHAMTLSRERLQLLLDQNIDDRINITEPLRVYMRRVEIPQISALRSLVS; the protein is encoded by the coding sequence ATGCGCATCACGTCCGAGCTTATCTGCCAGGCCGCCGACCAACTCCACGGGTTTGTCGGCCTGAACCGCAAAACTGGCCAGTACATCGTACGTTTCAGCGAAGATTCCTTCGGCATGGACGTGGCCGATGACGGCATCATCCCCACCGCCGAATTTGTCTGGCTGCCGGCCGCCGACCACGCGATGACCTTATCGCGCGAACGCCTGCAATTGCTGCTGGACCAGAACATCGACGATCGCATCAACATCACCGAGCCGTTGCGCGTGTATATGCGCCGAGTGGAGATCCCGCAGATCAGTGCGCTGCGCAGTTTGGTCAGCTAA